A stretch of Zymoseptoria tritici IPO323 chromosome 1, whole genome shotgun sequence DNA encodes these proteins:
- a CDS encoding cystathionine gamma-lyase — protein MTDSSIETPPRAPSPVHNFATLAVHAGSPHDPSTGAVIESISLSTTFAQTSVGKPVGAHEYVRSSNPNRENFETSIAALEKAKYALAFASGSATTATILLSLAAGSHVVSVSDVYGGTHRYFTKVASAHGVRVTFTPSIELDIESLITPDTKLVWIESPSNPTLSLTDIRAIADIAHRSGIKVVVDNTFMSPYVQNPLSHGADIVVHSVTKYINGHSDVLMGCAAFNSDEIHERLKFLQNAIGAVPSPFDCWLAHRGIKTLHLRAREASKNALAVATALEASAFVEAVNYPGLASHKQRKIAIKQHRDGLGGGMLSFRIKGGQEAANRFCEATQLFTLAESLGGVESLVEVPASMTHMGIPKEQREAAGVFDNLVRLSCGVEDAEDLVRDVQQALEKVVVGGQNGNGAANGNGNGHA, from the coding sequence ATGACCGACTCTTCGATCGAGACTCCTCCGCGAGCTCCCTCTCCAGTCCACAACTTTGCGACCCTCGCCGTCCACGCTGGATCGCCCCACGACCCCTCCACTGGTGCTGTGATCGAGTCCATATCACTCAGCACCACATTCGCTCAGACCTCCGTCGGTAAACCCGTCGGCGCCCACGAATACGTCCGCTCTTCCAACCCCAACCGTGAGAACTTTGAAACATCCATCGCCGCTCTCGAAAAGGCCAAATATGCCTTGGCATTCGCCTCCGGTTCCGCCACCACAGCAacgatcctcctctccctcgcggCCGGCAGCCATGTCGTCTCCGTCTCCGACGTCTACGGCGGCACTCACCGATACTTCACCAAGGTCGCCTCCGCCCACGGCGTCCGCGTGACCTTCACACCCTCCATCGAACTCGACATCGAGTCGCTCATCACCCCAGACACAAAACTCGTCTGGATCGAATCGCCATCCAACcccaccctctccctcaccgACATCCGCGCCATCGCCGACATCGCCCACCGCTCGGGAAtcaaagtcgtcgtcgacaacACCTTCATGTCACCCTACGTGCAGAACCCCCTCTCCCACGGCGccgacatcgtcgtccacTCCGTCACGAAATACATCAACGGCCACTCGGACGTCCTCATGGGTTGTGCAGCCTTCAACTCGGACGAGATTCACGAGCGTCTAAAGTTCCTCCAGAACGCCATTGGCGCTGTGCCCTCACCCTTCGACTGCTGGCTCGCCCACCGCGGCATCAaaaccctccacctccgtgCGCGGGAAGCCTCGAAAAACGCACTCGCCGTCGCCACAGCTCTCGAAGCCTCCGCCTTCGTCGAAGCGGTCAACTATCCCGGTCTGGCATCCCACAAGCAGCGCAAGATCGCCATCAAGCAACACCGCGACGGCCTGGGCGGTGGCATGCTCTCCTTCCGCATCAAGGGAGGCCAGGAAGCCGCGAACCGGTTCTGCGAGGCGACGCAGCTTTTCACGTTGGCGGAGAGTCTGGGTGGAGTGGAGAGTCTGGTCGAGGTGCCCGCGAGTATGACGCATATGGGCATTCCAAAGGAGCAGAGGGAGGCAGCGGGCGTGTTTGATAATTTGGTAAGGCTCTCGTGTGGTGTGGAGGATGCGGAGGATTTGGTGAGGGATGTGCAGCAGGCGCTGGAGAAGGTCGTGGTTGGTGGGCAGAATGGGAATGGTGCTGCGAATGGGAATGGAAACGGGCATGCGTAG